tcccaagcaacctttaaaataaagcaagcaaagcaaactataaaaaacatttaagtgatcctaaactttaaggtaacccctcttttattcgaaagtatccccagcagagtcgccagttctgtaatacggtgaactgaatttaaagaaaatgtcgcggttaagcaagagtcgccaccgacttttattttatccaatttgaagaaaggctaaaagaacaggaaagacctttgaaagattttgagttcggggggtaagttatacaaagggaaggtttaaggcaccctttgcatccatggttttccatgggctcttaattgcttaactcacttgtttgcttgaattgtttgaaaagtgtcgtgtgtgaatagtaaaatcttcgttaaggactttagcttgtaaataaacgtagcctttttgaatttgattttgaagaagaggtgtgaaaagtaatttgaaagtttgaatgtgtGAGCAAacatttaagaacacctaccctaagattgtctttctagTTCTTTAagcctttcgggcgaaagggtctatccataccatgatagGGTAGGAAGTTcttttattggaggttgaagggtcgtcgaagtaatatcgttcgccacaagactgtccctaccatatagagggtaggtagtctttagggaaggatagaatagtcattaatctttttaggcatcatgcgaggataccttagcaatgggacaatcatcttatttttccgaggcaacatcgagggaccaaatgattttcaatctctttaggtaACCTTGCTtcaggtatcctcggaatcgagggacttgactattatttaaggcaacaggcaacaaaggcaatagagagattaccctaaaggtgtgtgggtgcacaatcaggtggttcaattcagttatattatcttgtaattagtgatgctaattcagttcaaggcttgcactccctaagattactaaccacgcagtctaaaaatgcagaaattaaaggcagaaaaataaaagtcctacgctattacaataaacacttgtgggcgggaaattaaaggcggaaagtaaaaaacctaagctattacaataaaaccctgagggtaacagaaattaaaggcagaaaggtagaaaactttttacaaggctttggggcagatacataatAATAACAAGCAATAGTAAtgcgaataataaaataaacccaaaataataataaggcaaaattaaaataaaggcacatGCGACAATCACAGAGTATGGGGTGAGAAGAGAATTGCGTTTGAAGAAAATCAATGTTTAAAAACAATTTGTGGTGTTCATGGTGATAAATCTTAAATCTTACAGGTTAAGAGAAAACCTAAAATTATGATTATAGTTAATTTTAACAAGCCTAAAAATAAAATCGAGATTAAACAATATAgacctaaaaattaaattagttagCCTACAAACTAAGTTAAATTATTAatctaaaaaaactaattatttctctaattaaagttatttaataaaaacacaaaaaaacttaattttattaattaaaataaattttgttaattttataaaaaaataaagaattaattaaaggagtttttttataagaaataaaaaataaaagaatagaaAAGGGTGAAAATCAATTAAAAGGAATAAGtaataaaagttttaaaaaagattaaaagaaaCCTGGTGTTGTGATCTAGTGTGGTTGGCTCTGTGAGGTTCCATGGTGAGGAAGCTTCTCCTGGGTGTTAGATCTGCTTCTATGATGATCTACTGGCGATGCGCTGAAGGTACATAATAATCGGGCATAGATGAGCAGCGCTGGATTTGAAAATAAATGAGAAGAAAAAACATTGCAAAcacctgggatcgaacccaggtcatgGAGTTTACAAACATCCACTTATTTCCAATTGTGCTGCATTAGTTAATCTGTAATAATTCCTCCcagatatattaaatataaagtaTTGACTTAAATGGAAAACAGTCACCAATCTGGCCCCACTCTGCGCACTTCACCCAATGAGAAACAAGGGAGAATGTTGACTGACCTCTATTAGAGAGCCACGCGCGTCAGGGAAACATGGAATTGCTGACCAACGAATGGGCAAAGCACGCGTGTCTTGAATGGGGAAACgctactgttcatcttcttcctcccatGCACTTGCCAATTTTCCTTTGAAATTTGATGcggttttacctgcggatttttccatAGGTCCTTCTTCTTCCATGGCTTTgattcaaaacctgcaaaatcaaACTTGCACAAGAAACAAAGCTGCCCAGATCCACTTAATTTCATGCCACGAGTTCAATGGAACGGTTAGTTTTCAGAGATAACAAACATAGCTATGAAAACGAATCTTCATGAGCTTTGTGCCCTAACTATGGCAAACGTCCAAACCGGCCCTAAAACTCATGAACAATGGCTCAAAACGATTCTAAACCTCAATATAAACGTGAATATACGTACATAATTTATCCATGTTGCCTGAATTAAAGAGTTCAGATCCAAAAGTTTTACCACGATAATGCCTTTTGAAGAACACGATTTGATGCGTTCCGGGCTTTGAAGATGGTTGGGAACCAATCCTGGGATTTCTAGAAGTACAATTCAACGCTTTGAATCAAGTGGGAGAGGCTGCTTTGGAAGATCACGCTTGCCCTTGCCTTCTTGAAATGTTGGAACTTAGAAACCCTATTATTCCCTTCTAATTTTCGTCCCCCTTTGTTATGAGCATGGTCCCTATATATATTAGAGTGAATTAGGGTGATAGGAATGgcatataatcacgtgattggaaggaatcaaatttgattgagattttgcattaaaactttctatttttgtctCAATATTGATTCAATATTTTCCAATCACATTTACCACGAATTTTCATCAAAATAAGcatatttggatgattggatttgattgggaacattaatctttgatttaaactaattatttcatattttacatgatttattaatatttaaatgacttaaaattcaaaaaaataaaataaatgtgataaaaataaaataattaatttaaggaCGTTTATAAAGCCCATAGACATGTTTGGGATCCATTCTTTAGGCCCAATAGTCCAAAAACAGCAAATtgtgcaattagggttttgtgtttttcttgagaATGGACCAAATTCTGAgcctcgtatctccttcaatttttatcatatcaaggtgttcttgaccattttagaaagctcaagatgtcctataaaacctccttttggtttcatctcaattgagtttaccatgttcaagttatgagctttgacccaaaaggtatttttgttgactttcaaaaatgacctataaccgtttgatccatatctctgaaatgaagcatttttagacttggcctgtgagagacaaagttgtagagaattcaatttccttcaaaatgagctttgaatgggaaatttctgatgttccatgtgaaagttatggctggtcaaagttgggttgactttctccttaaaaaccctaatttagaaacttaggatttttggatgattttggagcttttcttgatgaatcatgatcaaaccttgatcaaatgatgaattttacttcAAGATGTTGATgtcgaccaaaaatcaggagttttgactgtaatttgaccatagttgactttcaaaccaaattagtcgactgttgaccatttgagcagttgagtgagcaatcttttgaatcaggacttgaaattggcatgaggatcctttaaagaatatgagaggccatggagtccacttgaggtgtcagaacctaattttactttgagagaagcaaaaccctagctGTGGGTTGATTGATTAGGAAAGAGATGGTCAGGCTTGTTTCTCATTGCTTGAGCCAGGATattcttgaaatatgatgggcaaattttggggtatgacaaaccaGAAAACATCTTGATGTTCCATTTAGAACTCATGACACTCACCAGTAAACTTAACCTATTTACCTCACAGTGGGCGTTGTTTGTTGGGAAATCAAAATTATTCGAAgttaaaacacaaaaaatattgatGTGTGGGATAAAGAGCAATGGAAACCAAAAAATGGTCTAAAGCAAAATTGGTTAACCTACTAAATAGTGTAAGCAAATCAAAACCAGAAAGAATAAGATAAAAGACGAGTACACTTAAAATTTGTTTATCcaatttgttgtttttttgttttaaaaaaaatggccACAGAGGAAATTATCGGCTGAGTCGCACACTAGGTCGCTTTCTTTAAGGCGTTTCGTGGTACTTCCATAATTATGCAAAGTAGCTCGAAAATACACACGAcacctccaggataaaacaactTGCTCTGGAATTACGATTGTCACTTGCACTTGTGAGAATCGCTCGAAGTGATACACCTTCAGAGATGGTTTAAAAAAACATTCGTAGTATCTGAAACAATTTCAGTCGTTTATGGCGCACAAGGCCAGtcgaaaaataaagaagaaagaaattattttgagatgaagagaatagagagggagaagagagattccaaaatttgaaaatctggTGTACGTTACCAAAAAGCTTAAAACTCATATTAATAAGTAAATGATTCAACTAAGTGGTGAGAAAATAGTGGGAGAGTGGGGAGAAAATAGTGGGAGGAAGTTACTTAGTCAAAACTAGGTTTTGATGAGTGactcattattaattaataattatttaatattaataattgattCCACAAAAATTAACTCCCATAAAAATAGGATGACCCTTTCAATTCACGTTAAGTTTctaacaatcccccacttgaaatTAAAGGTGATATTAAAAGTAACGTCAAAAagtttctaagattgtgcataagcaaaggtgtatatgacttgaacctttgcgtagcaagtaggattTCGATTTAACAAGAGTGACACATTAAGAGTTTATCAAtgagtctatcaagagtactcctgtagcctAAGTACTCCCTTATACAGAGTgtagatctcattaagagtttctattatctcatcctcttattacttTAGGATTCATGCTTCTCATATTTACTCTAGCATGATCGCTAcatattactcacaacttgttattccccattgaacctatttcttgggatctccagtcatttaggtcgggttaccatcatgagcaactcatttctgtataggcattagtcccatctttttggatttattatggactttctctctagctaatccattcgtcaaaggatctgctaagtttTTATCAGTGCATATATGATCCACTCTTACACCTCCTTTAGAGATACAGTCTCTAACGGTATTGtgctttcttcttatttgacgtATTTTACAATTATAATAATGGTTCTCAATTTTTGTAATAGCCGCGGTACTATCACAGTGGATCAACACAGCTGGCATTGGTTTTTCCCATAATGGGATCTCAGATAGCAAGCATCTTTACCgacttgcttcttcactagctGTGGCTAGTGCTATCATCTCAGACTCCATTGTAGATTGAGCTAGGATGgtttgtttctttgatttccacgATACAACTCCTCCAGCTATACTAAATATatagccactagtagctttgGAATCATCCGATAAGGTGATCCAATCTGCATCGCTATACCCTTCTAGTACAGCAGGAAATTTCTTATAATATAGGCCGAGATCCAAggtccttttaaggtacctcatgactcgctcaatagcttTCCAGTGCTCATTGTTCGGCCTACTCGTAAACCTGCATAATAATCCAGTGACATATGCAATGTCAGGTCTAGTACAGTCCGTGGCATATCTAAGACTGCCAATGATGCTCACATATTCGGATTGTCTGACACTTTCTCCAGTGTTCTTAAACAGTTTCACACTTGGATCATATGGAGTGCATGTTGGCTTACagtcaaagtatttatatttctttaagatcttctccAGATAGTGAgattgatccaaagaaattccttGTTCGGATTGCATGATCTTGATACCAAGAATCACACTCGCTTCTCCgaggtctttcatatcaaaggtatttgcacaacaatgatttcatagcattaacgacctgaatgtttgatccaaatatgagtagatcgtctacatatagacatatgatagtgcaGATGCGATTCTCTGAtttgtaataaacgcatttgtcactttcattcactttgttCCCATTCAATTTCATTAGGTTATCAAAATTTTCATGCCATTGCTTGGGagcttgttttagtccatatagagacttatctaacttacagaccttgttttcttgtccatggatcacaaaaccttccggttgttccatatagatttcttcttctaagtcaccatttaaaaaagctgttataacatccatttggtgtactattaagttataaatagaagcaattgaaataagtaccctaatggatgtaattctaGTGACTGTAGAGAAGTTATCAaagaaatctacattttctctttgtctaaaacccttggctacaaggcgggccttgtatttatcaatagttccatcaagttttagtttctttttcaaaacccatttacaatcaattggttttcaacctaTAGGCAATCTACTAAGTGACAAGTCTTGTTAGATTCCAGAGAATGTATCTCATCATTAATAGCTTCTTGCCATAAATCTGCATCCAGAGATCACAGtgcttcttgaagatttattggatcttcttctacattatacGCCGCATAATCAGGCCCATAGTATTTAGAGactcttactcttttacttcGTCGAAGTTCTATTTCTACATTGTCATTGCTTTCTGTGCTTCGTATCATAGGAACgtgactcgattgagtgcccccactatttctcgatttgaagggaaatttgtcttcatagaaatcaacatcatttgattctatgatcactttcgcatttaggtcataaaacctatatgccttactgtttgctACATACCCAATGAATACACATTCGTATGCTCTACTAGTGAGTTTAACTCGTTTCGGATCCGgaattctgacataagccagacaaccccaagttctcaaataagacaattttggttgtcttttctttaatatctcataaggCGAGATCTTATTCTTAGACTTGGGTATTCTATTCAGGACATAGAaaacagtcaataaaatttccctCCATCAGTGAGGTGCAGCACTAGAATTCACTataattgcaacaacaagttcagtaagagttctattctttctttctgctTTACCATTAATTTCAGGAGAATATAgagcagtcgtttcatgtacaattccatgtttaatataaaaattattgaaTAACCCATAATCTTATCCAGTTCCCCTATCACTACGGATTCTCTTAATCTTCTTACTAAATTGATTCTAAATTTCAGTTACATACATCTTAAACATGTCAAGTGCTTCACTTTTATTCTTCATTAAGTATACATAAGTATAATCAGAGCAATCGTCAATAAAAGTGATACAGTAACGTTTATTATTTCTAGTTAAAGTTCAATCTAATTCACATATATCAGAGTGTATAAGATCCAGGGGATCCGATTCTTTAATAATTGATTTATGCGAAGTCTTAGTTATTTTAGCTTGACTacaatattcatatttatttgtgTCATTGACATTTAATTTAGGAATTAAGCCTAAGTCGCTTGCATTAGAAATAACTCGCTTATTAACGTAACAAAGTCTAGCATGCCAAATATTAAAATCACACAAAGAGTAAAAGGAAGGAGAAATTTTATTCAAATCAACATTCAACTTAAACATGTCATCAGTGGCGTACCCTTTCCCAACAAAAATACCATTCTTAGTGATGGTGTACAAATCTGCCCCTATAGTTTGACTAAACCCtgccttatttaaaagaaaaccagaaacaaGATTCTTCCTAATTTCAGGAACGTGTGTGACGTCCTTCAAGATCAAAGTCTTTCCTGAGGTGAATTTCAGCTCAACATCTCCAATTCCAGCAACATTAGTTGTGTGAGCATCTCCCAACAACATTTTCTTGTCTTCACCATTAGTGTATGTCTTAAACATAGCACGATCATAACAGACATGACGAGAGGCGCCAGTGTCTATCCACCAACCATCACTTCCACCAACTGTGTGTGACTTCAGTGATCATAGCAACAAATGGCTCATCAGTCATGTTAATCTGAGCATTTGAGCCAACAACAGGTTTAGGCCTGCTCTTATATTTTTTTGCCATATGACTCGGTTTTCCACAATTGTTGCAAGTAAAAACCGAAGCGTCATTTCTTTGAGGTGGTGTTTGCTGCCTGGCAAATGGAGCAGATGGGGCCCTAGAGGgattcccattcttaattcggttcacaaCATTACGGTTCTGATTCTTTAGTGGTTTGCCAGTAGGCTTCAGAACCGCACCAAATCTCTTTTTGTTGTTagaaacaactaagacttcaTCTTTCTGATCTTGTTTCCGAGCTTCCTCTTCAATTCGGAAGCGAGTAATCAGACTCTCGATCAAAAATTCTTTTGTTTTGGGGCAAAGcacatttttgaaatctttccaacCAGGGGGCAGTTTGTTAGTGATTACAGCAATTTGAAATTGTTCATTTAGAGGCATACCTTCAGTAATTATTTCATGAGAAATTTTCTGAAGTTCGTGGCTTTGAGCTTCCACTGGCTTATCATCCACCATTTTGTAGTTCAAGTAGCGGCTTACagcatatttctttgcaccaactTCTTCAGTGTCATATTTCTTTTGCAGAGCTTCCCAAACCTGTTTGGCAGTCTTGTAATTACTGTAGTAATCATACAGGTGATCAGCAAGACTGTTCAGAATGTGGATTTTGCATATGTAATCAAATTCTTGCCATAGGGAAATTTCTTTTCGGAGCTGTAAGTTATCTGCAACAGATTTAGCTTTTGCAGCAGAGTCTATATCAGACTTTTTGGAAGTTCCGTCTGATTCAGCAGTTGACTTACCATTAGTTAGGTCGGTTGATCCAGAAGGAACAACAGGGATATCCTCAGTCAGAATGTGGgcaacctttttcaaagttaagaAAAATTTCATCTTAGCTTGCCAACGTTTGAAATTAGATCCCTCAAACTTGAATGGTTTGTCATTCACAGAAGCGGCCGCAGTATTACCTATAGTTTCCTCAGTCGACATGGCAGTTACAGCaaacgtcttaaaattgttgtttttcggttttaaaaaaattgccACAGAGGAAATTATCGGCTGAGTCGCGCACTAGGTCGTTTTATTAAGACGTTGCGTggtactgccaaaattatgcaaagcagctcgaAAATACACAcaacgcctccaggataaaacaactCGCTTTGGAATTACGATTGTCACTTGCACTTGTGAGAATCGGTCAAAGTGATACACCTTCAGAGATGGTTTAAAAAGCCATTCGTAGTATCTGAAACAATTTCAGACGTTTGTGGCGCACAAGGCCActcgaaaaataaagaaaaaagaaattattCTGAGAtgaagagaatagagagagaga
Above is a window of Vicia villosa cultivar HV-30 ecotype Madison, WI unplaced genomic scaffold, Vvil1.0 ctg.000253F_1_1, whole genome shotgun sequence DNA encoding:
- the LOC131626007 gene encoding uncharacterized protein LOC131626007 produces the protein MSTEETIGNTAAASVNDKPFKFEGSNFKRWQAKMKFFLTLKKVAHILTEDIPVVPSGSTDLTNGKSTAESDGTSKKSDIDSAAKAKSVADNLQLRKEISLWQEFDYICKIHILNSLADHLYDYYSNYKTAKQVWEALQKKYDTEEVGAKKYAVSRYLNYKMVDDKPVEAQSHELQKISHEIITEGMPLNEQFQIAVITNKLPPGWKDFKNVLCPKTKEFLIESLITRFRIEEEARKQDQKDEVLVVSNNKKRFGAVLKPTGKPLKNQNRNVVNRIKNGNPSRAPSAPFARQQTPPQRNDASVFTCNNCGKPSHMAKKYKSRPKPVVGSNAQINMTDEPFVAMITEVTHSWWK